A single window of uncultured Pseudodesulfovibrio sp. DNA harbors:
- a CDS encoding NAD-dependent epimerase/dehydratase family protein has product MKVLILGGDGYLGWPTAMNCNAKGHEVAVVDNYLRRNICNELDVAELFGVPNLSERARKWKDLSGSNIPVYIGDLSDWSFISEVFKEFTPDAIIHYAEQPSAPYSMLNRRAASKTLINNLEVTANVIYAVREFNKDAHIIKLGTMGEYGTPNIDIEEGWLDIEHKGRSDRFLFPRQASSLYHTTKIMDTDLLWFYVRMWGLRVTDLMQGPVYGFATEENEGHPDLYPFFNYDELFGTVINRFITQAVAGYPLTIYGKGGQTRGYLDIKDTLNCVRLSLENPADKGELRIFNQYTETFSVNDLAQRIESVGNGLGLNVQLNHLENPRKELEEHYYNPTATGLLDLGLEPNFLTDDSLAAMMEEVMRYKDSIDEHKIFRKIAWS; this is encoded by the coding sequence ATGAAAGTACTCATACTCGGTGGTGACGGATACCTCGGTTGGCCCACAGCGATGAACTGCAATGCCAAAGGCCATGAAGTCGCAGTCGTGGACAACTATCTGCGCCGCAACATCTGTAATGAACTTGATGTAGCCGAACTGTTTGGCGTTCCCAATCTGTCGGAACGTGCCAGAAAATGGAAAGACCTTTCCGGCTCGAACATCCCCGTCTACATCGGCGACCTTTCCGACTGGAGTTTCATCTCCGAAGTGTTCAAAGAATTCACCCCGGATGCCATCATCCACTATGCCGAGCAGCCGTCCGCTCCGTACTCCATGCTCAACCGCCGGGCCGCTTCCAAGACCTTGATCAACAACCTCGAAGTCACGGCCAACGTCATCTACGCGGTCCGCGAATTCAACAAGGACGCCCACATCATCAAGCTCGGCACCATGGGCGAATACGGCACTCCGAATATCGACATTGAAGAAGGCTGGCTGGATATCGAACACAAGGGACGCAGCGACCGTTTCCTCTTCCCCCGCCAAGCAAGCAGCCTCTACCACACCACCAAAATCATGGATACTGACCTCCTCTGGTTCTATGTTCGCATGTGGGGACTCCGCGTCACCGACCTGATGCAAGGGCCGGTTTACGGCTTTGCTACCGAAGAAAACGAAGGGCACCCCGATCTCTACCCCTTCTTCAACTACGACGAACTGTTCGGCACGGTCATCAACCGCTTCATAACCCAGGCTGTGGCAGGATATCCGCTGACCATCTATGGAAAAGGCGGACAGACCCGCGGCTATCTCGATATTAAAGACACCCTCAATTGCGTCCGCCTGTCCCTCGAGAACCCAGCCGACAAGGGCGAACTGCGCATCTTCAATCAGTACACGGAGACCTTCTCCGTCAACGATCTTGCCCAGCGCATCGAATCCGTCGGTAACGGGCTCGGCCTGAACGTGCAACTCAACCACCTTGAAAACCCACGCAAGGAACTGGAAGAACATTATTACAATCCGACTGCCACAGGCCTTCTTGACCTAGGTCTTGAGCCCAACTTCCTGACGGATGATTCTCTCGCTGCCATGATGGAAGAAGTGATGCGCTACAAGGACTCCATCGACGAACACAAGATCTTCAGAAAAATCGCCTGGTCATAA
- a CDS encoding oligosaccharide flippase family protein: MTSKLTKNYAHIAVSQGTIVLAKSLLLLILGRELGASGFGVYTLLFATPVLISTIATLGVSRAITFNLSGGDHGRETVLGNHAYLVCGIILMVTACQAVLFPLFHKTFFSILGRSEMNASLLIGAAFTLQIANNGVLHGVGGFHRLPLATVLQWSVNLGGIGFFWIQGALTPANAGFAYALGLAVFGCFTLLCPEMRGVFRLQRPDSTYFKSCFAYGSKASALTLTNTINLRLDYYIVAYFLPATDLGFYSLATSACEVFLNVFSRGLDFVLLPWAAKQSHGNRIEQTARLTRITFTLTLILAIGILMLAAPTVTFFFGQEYAPTVAALKLLLPGLIALSLSYTLTGILMGVNRLTPLLWAGIISFMATLILDIELIPRIGINGAAMASSVAYWIQTGIILVAVRRESGYSYSRYFFPGKNDFSMKDRRR, translated from the coding sequence ATGACCAGCAAGCTGACAAAGAATTATGCCCACATAGCCGTCTCCCAAGGCACGATAGTCCTGGCAAAGAGCCTGCTGCTTCTCATTTTGGGAAGAGAACTCGGAGCCTCGGGATTTGGCGTATACACGCTCCTGTTTGCAACACCTGTCCTGATATCGACTATTGCAACACTAGGCGTCAGCCGGGCCATCACATTCAACCTAAGCGGCGGTGATCACGGGCGGGAAACAGTACTTGGTAATCATGCGTACCTGGTATGTGGCATCATTCTCATGGTTACCGCATGCCAGGCCGTATTATTCCCCCTGTTTCATAAAACGTTTTTCAGCATACTAGGACGCTCAGAAATGAACGCGAGCCTGCTGATCGGCGCAGCCTTCACCCTACAAATCGCCAACAATGGAGTTCTGCACGGTGTAGGCGGATTCCATCGACTCCCTCTGGCAACGGTCCTCCAGTGGAGTGTTAATCTGGGGGGCATCGGTTTTTTCTGGATCCAGGGGGCGCTGACTCCGGCCAATGCCGGATTCGCCTATGCACTCGGTCTGGCCGTTTTTGGATGCTTCACTTTACTCTGCCCGGAAATGCGCGGCGTCTTCCGGCTCCAAAGACCTGACTCAACGTATTTCAAATCATGCTTTGCCTATGGCTCCAAAGCAAGTGCGCTCACTCTGACCAACACCATCAATCTCCGCCTGGACTATTACATCGTCGCGTATTTTCTACCCGCAACTGATCTAGGATTCTATTCTCTGGCGACCTCTGCTTGCGAAGTCTTCCTCAATGTGTTCAGCAGAGGACTCGACTTTGTTCTCCTGCCTTGGGCGGCAAAACAGTCCCACGGCAATCGCATAGAGCAAACCGCACGGCTCACTAGGATAACATTCACCCTGACCCTGATTCTGGCGATAGGCATATTGATGCTGGCCGCACCCACTGTCACCTTTTTCTTCGGGCAGGAATACGCTCCCACCGTCGCGGCACTAAAGTTGTTGCTTCCCGGACTGATCGCCCTGAGTCTATCCTATACTTTGACCGGCATCCTCATGGGCGTAAACCGGCTCACACCTCTGTTGTGGGCAGGAATCATTTCGTTCATGGCTACGTTAATACTCGACATAGAGCTCATCCCACGCATCGGAATCAATGGCGCGGCCATGGCATCGAGCGTTGCCTACTGGATACAGACAGGCATCATACTTGTCGCAGTCAGACGTGAAAGCGGGTACTCATACTCACGTTACTTCTTTCCCGGAAAAAACGACTTTTCCATGAAAGACAGACGGAGATAG